Proteins from a single region of Antechinus flavipes isolate AdamAnt ecotype Samford, QLD, Australia chromosome 2, AdamAnt_v2, whole genome shotgun sequence:
- the FAM241B gene encoding protein FAM241B → MVRILANGDIVQDDDPRARASTTFRNVTSRQNFFTRGDGQPHGGPAPNIHHLGPRPGAHRSPFSDINQQLVNLGFPLWHLGDQVVEPVMSILLLFLVMMLGVRGLLLVGLVYMVSQLSLR, encoded by the exons ATGGTGAGGATCCTAGCCAATGGAGACATTGTACAAGATGATGACCCCCGAGCCAGGGCCAGCACCACCTTTCGGAACGTTACATCTCGGCAG AACTTTTTCACCAGAGGAGACGGCCAGCCTCATGGGGGCCCGGCACCAAATATCCATCACCTGGGGCCCAGGCCGGGTGCCCATCGCTCCCCATTCTCTGACATCAACCAGCAGCTGGTGAACCTGGGCTTCCCGCTGTGGCACCTGGGGGACCAGGTGGTGGAGCCTGTGATGTCCATCCTCCTGCTCTTCCTGGTCATGATGCTGGGAGTTCGGGGGCTGCTGCTGGTGGGCCTTGTCTACATGGTGTCCCAGCTGAGCCTTCGATGA